In Streptomyces sp. TS71-3, the following proteins share a genomic window:
- a CDS encoding universal stress protein, with amino-acid sequence MPRGRLLVYLGAAPGVGKTYDMLGDGQRRAERGTDVVIGFVEDYGRPLTRKMAEGLEAVPRATLEYRGTVFTEMDLNAVLTRAPEVALVDELAHTNIPCCRNKKRWQDVEELLAAGIDVISTVNIQHLESLNDAVQQITGVRQRETVPDDVVRRADQIELVDMSAEALRRRMAHGHIYPPDKIDSALGNYFRTGNLTALREIAMLWAADRVEEALLRYRKDHGIQHPWGTRERVLVALSGGPEGGTLIRRAKRTASRGAGGEFLAVHIQRGDGLTAASPRLLDDQRTLVNELGGTYHTVESDDPARAILGFAREVNATQIVIGATRRSRLKGLLGRGIGESVIEGSGDDIDVHVVTHAEAAHGRLLHHTGRPDRGAGDAA; translated from the coding sequence GTGCCGCGTGGCAGGCTGCTGGTGTACCTCGGGGCGGCCCCCGGGGTCGGCAAGACCTACGACATGCTCGGCGACGGCCAGCGCCGCGCCGAGCGGGGCACGGACGTCGTCATCGGCTTCGTCGAGGACTACGGCCGGCCGCTGACCCGGAAGATGGCCGAGGGCCTGGAGGCGGTGCCCCGCGCCACCCTGGAGTACCGCGGCACGGTCTTCACCGAGATGGACCTCAACGCCGTCCTCACCCGCGCCCCCGAGGTCGCCCTGGTCGACGAGCTCGCCCACACCAACATCCCCTGCTGCCGCAACAAGAAGCGCTGGCAGGACGTCGAGGAGCTGCTGGCGGCCGGCATCGACGTGATCTCCACCGTCAACATCCAGCACCTGGAGTCGCTCAACGACGCCGTCCAGCAGATCACCGGCGTCCGGCAGCGCGAGACCGTCCCGGACGACGTCGTACGGCGCGCCGACCAGATCGAGCTGGTCGACATGTCGGCCGAGGCGCTGCGGCGCCGGATGGCGCACGGCCACATCTACCCGCCGGACAAGATCGACTCGGCGCTCGGCAACTACTTCCGCACCGGCAACCTCACCGCCCTGCGCGAGATCGCCATGCTGTGGGCGGCGGACCGGGTGGAGGAGGCCCTGCTGCGGTACCGCAAGGACCACGGCATCCAGCACCCGTGGGGTACCCGGGAGCGGGTGCTGGTGGCGCTCTCCGGCGGGCCCGAGGGCGGCACCCTCATCCGGCGCGCCAAGCGGACCGCGTCCCGGGGAGCGGGCGGTGAGTTCCTGGCCGTGCACATCCAGCGAGGCGACGGTCTCACCGCGGCCTCGCCCCGCCTCCTCGACGACCAGCGGACCCTGGTGAACGAGCTCGGCGGCACCTACCACACCGTCGAGAGCGACGACCCCGCCCGAGCCATCCTCGGCTTCGCCCGCGAGGTCAACGCCACCCAGATCGTCATCGGCGCGACCCGCCGCAGCCGCCTGAAGGGGCTGCTCGGCCGGGGCATCGGCGAGTCCGTCATCGAGGGGTCGGGCGACGACATCGACGTGCATGTCGTCACCCACGCCGAAGCCGCGCACGGGCGCCTCCTGCACCACACGGGCCGCCCGGACCGCGGCGCCGGCGACGCGGCGTGA
- the kdpC gene encoding potassium-transporting ATPase subunit KdpC, with product MTRTVLRQAAAGLRVLIALTLITGALYPVVVWGIAQLAFEHKADGSKVSLGGRTVGSRLIGQGFTGARWFHSRPSAAGPHGYDPLSSGASNLGPENRTLLGQVRQRRAAAADQDGIRPSRVPADALTASGSGLDPYVSPSYARRQTARVARARHLPEQRVAALVSDHVDGRMLGFLGAPRVNVLELNLALERLRRRG from the coding sequence ATGACCAGAACCGTGCTGAGGCAGGCCGCCGCGGGGCTGCGCGTGCTGATCGCGCTCACCCTGATCACCGGCGCGCTCTACCCGGTCGTCGTCTGGGGCATCGCCCAGCTCGCCTTCGAGCACAAGGCGGACGGCTCGAAGGTCTCCCTTGGCGGCCGCACCGTGGGGTCGAGGCTGATCGGCCAGGGCTTCACCGGGGCCCGCTGGTTCCACTCCCGACCGTCCGCGGCCGGGCCGCACGGCTACGACCCGCTCTCCTCGGGGGCGTCCAACCTGGGCCCGGAGAACCGGACGCTGCTCGGGCAGGTCCGGCAGCGGCGGGCGGCGGCCGCCGACCAGGACGGCATCCGCCCCTCCCGGGTCCCGGCGGACGCCCTGACGGCCTCCGGCAGCGGCCTCGACCCGTACGTCTCGCCCTCCTACGCACGCCGGCAGACCGCCCGGGTGGCCCGCGCCCGCCACCTGCCCGAGCAGCGCGTGGCGGCACTGGTGAGCGACCATGTAGACGGAAGGATGCTCGGCTTCCTCGGCGCGCCGCGGGTCAACGTGCTGGAGCTGAACCTCGCACTGGAGAGGCTCCGAAGGCGCGGCTGA
- a CDS encoding pyridoxamine 5'-phosphate oxidase family protein, whose amino-acid sequence MSEEPQPGSVPPEDAHVRGDIGRRVAARREQMGLSREDVAARSGSAPGYIQYMEEHTSTPSMGFLLRLADALQTTVDELTGGTTDLPPGLGRAARHARLATMDPEECREHLGTHGVGRVAVTTDSGPAIFPVNYQIIGEDLAFRTSPGAPPAHAAGNDTAFEVDHIDDAFSRGWSVLAVGSARAVTDEETVSKLNQEAFSTPWAGGERHLWVVLTPHRLTGRRIIVDDDQDEVPDD is encoded by the coding sequence ATGTCCGAAGAACCGCAGCCGGGATCCGTGCCGCCCGAGGACGCGCACGTCAGGGGGGACATCGGCCGGCGGGTGGCCGCCCGCCGCGAGCAGATGGGCCTCAGCCGCGAGGACGTGGCGGCGCGCTCGGGCTCGGCACCCGGCTACATCCAGTACATGGAGGAGCACACCTCGACGCCCAGCATGGGCTTTCTGCTCCGGCTCGCGGACGCCCTCCAGACCACGGTGGACGAGCTGACCGGCGGCACCACCGACCTGCCGCCGGGCCTCGGCCGTGCCGCCCGGCACGCCCGGCTGGCGACCATGGACCCCGAGGAGTGCCGCGAGCACCTGGGCACCCACGGCGTCGGCAGGGTGGCCGTGACCACCGACAGCGGCCCCGCCATCTTCCCGGTGAACTACCAGATCATCGGGGAGGACCTCGCGTTCCGCACGTCGCCCGGGGCCCCGCCCGCCCACGCCGCGGGCAACGACACGGCCTTCGAGGTGGACCACATCGACGACGCGTTCAGCCGGGGGTGGAGCGTCCTCGCCGTCGGCTCCGCTCGCGCTGTCACCGACGAGGAGACCGTCAGCAAGCTGAACCAGGAGGCCTTCAGCACGCCCTGGGCGGGTGGCGAACGCCACCTGTGGGTGGTCCTGACCCCGCACCGCCTCACCGGCCGCCGGATCATCGTCGACGACGATCAGGACGAGGTGCCGGACGACTGA
- a CDS encoding TetR/AcrR family transcriptional regulator — MTVWARPERGARGPAGTHSRAELTAAALELADGGGLAAVSMRRLAATLGTGQASVYRYVSGRDDVLDLMVDAVTAEVDIDVPLRGDAVADLLALAVRTKAVHLRHPWASDIPPEPLRLGPRSLDYLEYALRTMAAVPLPGRTKMEIVALMNSLVVQFARAGFQSTRASTDRQAAQAAYLGEAAARGDHPQIAAALADQAGADPAEGPHEQFERVMRRVLTGFVT; from the coding sequence ATGACCGTCTGGGCGAGGCCCGAACGCGGTGCCCGCGGGCCCGCGGGCACCCACAGCCGTGCGGAGCTGACCGCCGCCGCGCTGGAACTGGCCGACGGGGGCGGCCTGGCCGCGGTGTCGATGCGCCGGCTGGCGGCGACGCTGGGCACCGGGCAGGCGTCTGTCTACCGCTACGTCTCCGGGCGTGACGACGTGCTCGACCTGATGGTGGACGCGGTGACCGCAGAGGTCGACATCGACGTGCCGCTCCGCGGAGACGCCGTCGCGGATCTGCTCGCCCTGGCCGTGCGGACCAAGGCCGTCCACCTGCGGCACCCCTGGGCGTCCGACATCCCGCCCGAACCTCTCCGGCTGGGCCCCCGGAGCCTGGACTACCTGGAGTACGCGCTGCGGACCATGGCAGCGGTCCCGCTGCCGGGGCGCACCAAGATGGAGATCGTCGCCCTGATGAACTCGCTGGTCGTGCAGTTCGCCCGGGCCGGGTTCCAGAGCACCCGCGCGAGCACCGACCGGCAGGCGGCGCAGGCCGCCTACCTGGGCGAGGCGGCGGCCCGAGGAGATCATCCGCAGATCGCGGCCGCCCTCGCCGACCAGGCGGGCGCTGACCCGGCGGAGGGTCCCCATGAGCAGTTCGAGCGCGTGATGCGCCGGGTGCTCACGGGCTTCGTCACGTGA
- a CDS encoding helix-turn-helix domain-containing GNAT family N-acetyltransferase — translation MLTVQMDQVRRFNRVVTERVGVLHDRYLGRDRPIGEARLLWEIGEQGQDVRLLRERLGLDSGYVSRLLRSLESHGLVTVEPHPRDRRVRTVRLTEAGHAERALLDRRSDELAGSLLEPLNADQRTRLVAAMAEVERLLTAATVTVDIVDPGHPDARYCLTAYAAELRETFETGFDPALSLLPDPGELRAPRGLFLVARLRGEPVGCGGLKLPSGAPAEIKRMWVAPGARRLGLARRFLAELEARAAGHGRDVLRLDTNKALTAAIRLYRSYGFHEVAAFNDEPYAHHWFEKPVASGASPAPH, via the coding sequence ATGCTTACGGTGCAGATGGATCAGGTGCGGCGGTTCAACCGTGTCGTCACCGAACGCGTGGGTGTCCTCCACGACCGCTACCTGGGGCGCGACCGGCCGATCGGCGAGGCCCGGCTGCTCTGGGAGATCGGCGAGCAGGGCCAGGACGTACGGCTGCTGCGCGAGCGGCTCGGGCTGGACTCGGGCTACGTCAGCCGGCTGCTGCGCTCCCTGGAATCCCACGGCCTGGTGACGGTGGAACCCCATCCGCGGGACAGGCGGGTGCGCACCGTCCGGCTCACCGAGGCGGGCCATGCCGAACGCGCCCTGCTGGACCGGCGCAGCGACGAACTGGCCGGCTCCCTGCTGGAGCCGCTCAACGCCGACCAGCGCACCCGGCTGGTGGCCGCCATGGCCGAGGTCGAACGGCTGCTGACCGCCGCGACCGTCACCGTGGACATCGTCGACCCGGGCCACCCCGACGCCCGGTACTGCCTCACGGCCTACGCCGCCGAGCTGCGGGAGACCTTCGAGACGGGCTTCGACCCCGCACTGAGCCTGTTGCCCGACCCTGGGGAACTCCGTGCCCCGCGCGGCCTGTTCCTGGTCGCCCGGCTGCGCGGCGAGCCGGTCGGCTGTGGCGGGCTGAAGCTGCCGTCCGGTGCGCCGGCCGAGATCAAGCGCATGTGGGTCGCGCCCGGCGCCCGGCGGCTCGGCCTCGCCCGCCGGTTCCTTGCCGAGTTGGAGGCGCGGGCCGCCGGCCATGGCCGCGACGTGCTGCGCCTGGACACCAACAAGGCGCTCACCGCCGCGATCCGCCTCTACCGCTCCTACGGCTTCCACGAGGTCGCCGCCTTCAACGACGAGCCGTACGCCCACCACTGGTTCGAGAAGCCGGTCGCGTCGGGGGCTTCTCCGGCGCCGCACTGA
- a CDS encoding TetR/AcrR family transcriptional regulator yields MTTEKASTRERLLDTAGRLFYEQGVGIGVEALCKAAGVSKRSMYQLFETKDEVLAAALERQGAALDALVMPPPGVPESPRARVLYVFEQLEAAAKRPDFLGCPYLGVQMQLRHPDHPASLVAARGKQGLAAFFRAEIERAGVADPGTLVRRLMVVYDGSTARAGIKADPLDEGLAVSTAALMLDAAGFPE; encoded by the coding sequence ATCACCACCGAGAAGGCGTCGACCCGGGAGCGGCTTCTCGACACGGCCGGCCGGCTCTTCTACGAGCAGGGCGTCGGCATCGGCGTCGAGGCGCTGTGCAAGGCGGCAGGGGTGTCCAAGCGGTCGATGTACCAGCTCTTCGAGACCAAGGACGAGGTGCTGGCGGCGGCCCTAGAACGGCAGGGCGCGGCCCTGGACGCGCTCGTGATGCCGCCGCCGGGCGTCCCCGAGTCGCCCCGCGCGCGGGTGCTGTACGTGTTCGAGCAGCTGGAGGCGGCCGCGAAGCGGCCGGACTTCCTGGGCTGCCCGTACCTCGGCGTGCAGATGCAGCTGAGGCACCCCGACCACCCGGCGAGCCTGGTCGCCGCGCGCGGCAAGCAGGGGCTGGCCGCCTTCTTCCGCGCCGAGATCGAGCGTGCCGGGGTCGCCGACCCCGGCACGCTGGTGCGCCGCCTCATGGTGGTCTACGACGGGTCGACCGCCCGGGCCGGCATCAAGGCGGACCCGCTGGACGAGGGACTGGCGGTGAGCACCGCCGCCCTCATGCTGGACGCGGCTGGGTTCCCCGAGTAG
- the kdpA gene encoding potassium-transporting ATPase subunit KdpA: MSDAGAGLLTIALLLGALAVAHVPLGGYMARVYGGERHLAVERLVYRATRVNPDADQRWTTYALGVLGFSVVSVLFLYGFLRLQGDLPLALGHPSVSPDEAFNTAVSFVTNTNWQWYVGEATLGHLVQMAGLAVQNFLSAAVGMAVAMALVRGFARSETDRIGNFWVDLVRGTVRILLPLAFLAAIVLVAAGAVQNFSSPDPVHALAGGTQSIVGGPVASQESIKELGTNGGGFYNANSAHPFENPTPFTNVFETFLLLLIPSALPRTFGLLVGSTRQGWAILAAMAVIWVAGLVGVTAAEALHPGTVPHAVGASMEGKEQQFGVWNSALWANATTMTSTGAVDSFHDSYTALGGGVLLLNMLLGEVAPGGTGSGLYGMLVLAVLTVFLAGLMVGRTPEYLGKKIRQHETTFVALYVLAMPFAVLVGAGLALGLPEPRATILNPRPHGLSEVLYAYASSANNNGSAFAGLGVDTTFYNTTLGMAMLVGRFLPIVFVLALAGALARQRPVPVGAGTLPTHRPLFVGMLIGVVIIVSALAFFPGLALGPVAEGLV, translated from the coding sequence ATGAGCGACGCCGGCGCCGGACTGCTCACCATCGCCTTGCTGCTCGGCGCGCTCGCGGTGGCCCACGTGCCGCTCGGCGGGTACATGGCGCGGGTGTACGGCGGCGAGAGGCACCTGGCCGTGGAGCGGCTGGTGTACCGGGCGACCCGGGTGAACCCGGACGCCGACCAGCGCTGGACGACGTACGCGCTGGGGGTGCTCGGGTTCTCGGTGGTGTCCGTGCTGTTCCTGTACGGCTTCCTGCGGTTGCAGGGCGACCTGCCGCTCGCGCTGGGCCACCCCTCGGTCTCCCCCGACGAGGCGTTCAACACGGCAGTGTCGTTCGTGACCAACACCAACTGGCAGTGGTACGTGGGCGAGGCGACGCTGGGCCACCTGGTGCAGATGGCGGGCCTCGCCGTGCAGAACTTCCTGTCGGCGGCGGTGGGCATGGCCGTGGCGATGGCGCTGGTACGGGGGTTCGCCCGCTCGGAGACGGACCGGATCGGCAACTTCTGGGTCGACCTGGTGCGCGGCACCGTGCGCATCCTGCTGCCGCTCGCGTTCCTCGCCGCCATCGTGCTGGTGGCGGCCGGCGCGGTGCAGAACTTCTCGTCCCCCGACCCGGTGCACGCGCTCGCGGGCGGCACCCAGTCGATCGTGGGCGGTCCCGTCGCCTCCCAGGAGTCGATCAAGGAACTGGGCACCAACGGCGGAGGGTTCTACAACGCCAACTCGGCGCACCCCTTCGAGAACCCCACCCCGTTCACCAACGTCTTCGAGACGTTCCTGCTGCTGCTCATCCCGAGCGCGCTGCCGCGCACCTTCGGCCTGCTGGTCGGCAGCACCCGCCAGGGCTGGGCGATCCTGGCGGCCATGGCGGTCATCTGGGTCGCCGGCCTGGTGGGGGTGACCGCGGCCGAGGCCCTGCACCCGGGCACCGTGCCGCACGCGGTGGGCGCGTCCATGGAGGGCAAGGAGCAGCAGTTCGGGGTCTGGAACTCCGCCCTGTGGGCCAACGCGACCACCATGACGTCGACCGGGGCGGTGGACTCCTTCCACGACAGCTACACCGCCCTGGGAGGCGGTGTGCTGCTGCTGAACATGCTGCTGGGCGAGGTGGCACCGGGCGGCACCGGCTCCGGCCTGTACGGGATGCTGGTGCTGGCGGTGCTGACGGTCTTCCTCGCGGGGCTGATGGTGGGCCGCACCCCGGAGTACCTGGGCAAGAAGATCCGCCAGCACGAGACCACCTTCGTCGCGCTGTACGTGCTCGCCATGCCGTTCGCCGTGCTGGTGGGCGCCGGCCTCGCGCTGGGGCTTCCCGAACCACGCGCGACGATCCTCAACCCCCGCCCGCACGGCCTGTCCGAGGTGCTGTACGCGTACGCGTCCTCGGCCAACAACAACGGCAGCGCCTTCGCCGGCCTGGGCGTCGACACGACCTTCTACAACACCACGCTCGGCATGGCGATGCTCGTCGGCCGCTTCCTGCCGATCGTGTTCGTCCTCGCGCTGGCCGGCGCGCTCGCGCGGCAGCGGCCGGTCCCGGTCGGAGCGGGCACGCTGCCCACCCACCGGCCGCTGTTCGTGGGGATGCTGATCGGGGTCGTGATCATCGTGTCCGCGCTGGCGTTCTTCCCCGGACTGGCCCTCGGGCCGGTCGCGGAGGGACTCGTATGA
- a CDS encoding potassium-transporting ATPase subunit F — protein sequence MSASNAVGLSCAVVLIVYLVLALVFPERF from the coding sequence GTGAGCGCCTCGAACGCGGTGGGGCTGAGCTGTGCGGTGGTCCTGATCGTCTACCTCGTGCTCGCCCTGGTGTTCCCGGAGCGGTTCTGA
- a CDS encoding cytochrome P450: MQQNPLVLDPTGRRRAEEEAVLHAGPGPALVDVLGERAWAVADQEVLMRLLTDDRVSKDPRQHWPRFVSGEIVGKWPLYLQVAVNNMFTAYGADHRRLRRLVSPAFSTRRTALMMPSIVSNTEALLDAIAASPSGVVDLRESFAAQLPVRVISDLLGIPDAMRLGFRTTIDRIWNTTSSPEDAVSSTQDVYRMLHALIAEKRAVPGDDLVSALIGARDDEGDGSSLDEEELTDTLLLVIAAGYETTINLLDSATTALLADPGQLELVRRGSADWAAVVEETLRFASPVSHIPMRYAVEDIPLPTGVTIRKGDAILASYGAASNNPATHGETAGTFDVTRQDKRHVAFGHGVHFCLGAPLARAEATTALPRLFDRFPGMRLAVAVEELEPLPSIMGNGHVTLPVYLGAAGAT, from the coding sequence ATGCAACAGAACCCTCTCGTCCTCGATCCGACGGGCCGGCGCCGCGCCGAGGAGGAGGCCGTGCTCCATGCCGGGCCGGGCCCGGCCCTCGTCGACGTCCTCGGTGAGCGCGCATGGGCCGTCGCCGATCAGGAAGTGCTCATGCGGCTCCTCACCGACGACCGCGTGTCCAAGGATCCGCGGCAGCACTGGCCACGGTTCGTCTCCGGCGAGATCGTCGGAAAGTGGCCGCTGTACCTCCAAGTCGCCGTCAACAACATGTTCACCGCCTACGGGGCCGACCACCGCCGGCTCCGCCGCCTGGTCAGCCCGGCGTTCTCCACCCGGAGGACCGCGCTCATGATGCCGTCCATCGTGAGCAACACCGAGGCGCTGCTGGACGCCATCGCCGCCTCGCCGTCCGGAGTGGTCGATCTGCGCGAGTCGTTCGCCGCGCAGCTGCCCGTCAGGGTCATCAGCGATCTGCTGGGGATCCCCGACGCGATGCGGCTGGGCTTCCGCACGACGATCGACCGCATCTGGAACACCACGTCGAGCCCGGAGGACGCGGTCAGCAGCACGCAGGACGTCTACCGGATGCTCCACGCGCTCATCGCGGAGAAGCGCGCCGTTCCCGGCGACGACCTCGTCAGTGCCCTCATCGGTGCCCGTGACGACGAGGGCGACGGCTCCTCGCTGGACGAGGAGGAGCTCACCGACACCCTCCTCCTGGTGATCGCCGCGGGCTACGAGACCACCATCAACCTCCTGGACTCCGCGACCACCGCCCTGCTGGCCGACCCGGGTCAGTTGGAGCTGGTGCGGCGGGGCTCGGCGGACTGGGCCGCCGTGGTGGAGGAGACGCTCCGCTTCGCCTCGCCCGTGAGCCACATACCCATGCGCTACGCGGTCGAGGACATCCCGCTCCCCACCGGCGTCACCATCCGCAAGGGCGACGCCATCCTCGCCTCGTACGGGGCTGCGAGCAACAACCCGGCGACGCACGGCGAGACGGCGGGCACGTTCGACGTCACGCGCCAGGACAAGCGCCATGTCGCCTTCGGGCACGGCGTGCACTTCTGCCTCGGCGCGCCCCTGGCCCGCGCGGAGGCCACGACGGCGCTGCCCCGCCTCTTCGACCGGTTCCCCGGGATGCGGCTCGCCGTTGCGGTGGAGGAACTGGAGCCGCTGCCCAGCATCATGGGAAACGGCCACGTGACCCTTCCTGTGTACCTGGGGGCCGCCGGTGCCACGTGA
- a CDS encoding SDR family oxidoreductase — protein sequence MQINGSVALVTGGNRGLGEQFVRALLDAGAAKVYAGSRDPRKVTVPGAVPLALDVTDPESVRAAAEQAQDVTLLINNAGTSLGAGILDGPLDDFRTECETHVLGTLSVTRAFAPVLARAGSSAVLNVLSVLSWYAQEQSAAYCAAKSAAWSLTNAARQALAGQGTQVTALHVGYMDTDLIADLDVPKLDPAKVARLALDGLEAGRFEILADDISKQVQAGLAGGVSALYPGLTEPAVAG from the coding sequence ATGCAGATCAACGGTTCCGTGGCTCTGGTCACCGGCGGCAACCGCGGGCTCGGCGAGCAGTTCGTCAGGGCCCTTCTCGACGCGGGGGCCGCCAAGGTGTACGCGGGCTCGCGCGACCCCCGCAAGGTCACCGTGCCCGGCGCGGTCCCGCTGGCCCTGGACGTCACGGACCCGGAGTCCGTACGCGCCGCGGCCGAACAGGCCCAGGACGTCACCCTGCTGATCAACAACGCCGGCACCTCGCTCGGCGCCGGCATCCTGGACGGCCCCCTGGACGACTTCCGGACCGAGTGCGAGACCCACGTCCTCGGCACGCTCAGCGTGACCAGGGCGTTCGCTCCGGTGCTGGCCCGGGCCGGCAGCAGTGCGGTCCTCAACGTCCTGTCCGTGCTCTCCTGGTACGCCCAGGAGCAGTCCGCCGCCTACTGCGCCGCCAAGTCGGCCGCGTGGTCGCTCACCAACGCCGCGCGGCAGGCCCTCGCTGGCCAGGGCACCCAGGTCACCGCGCTGCACGTCGGATACATGGACACCGACCTGATAGCGGATCTGGACGTGCCCAAGCTGGACCCCGCGAAGGTGGCCCGGCTCGCGCTGGACGGCCTGGAGGCCGGCCGGTTCGAGATCCTCGCCGACGACATCAGCAAGCAGGTCCAGGCGGGGCTGGCGGGCGGCGTGTCCGCGCTGTACCCGGGGCTCACCGAGCCGGCGGTCGCAGGCTGA
- the kdpB gene encoding potassium-transporting ATPase subunit KdpB, translated as MTMAAPSPGEGPRRVSAGAFRPHQLVQSLPNAVRKLDIRHMVHTPVMFVVWVGSLLATIFTATTDASAFGITTTVWLWATVVFANLAEAVAEGRGRAQAAALRQAKQETTARRLREDGTEEEVPGTRLRLGDVVVVEAGQVIPGDGEVIEGIASVDESAITGESAPVIRESGGDRSAATGGTKVLSDRIVVRITVRPGENFIDRMIALVEGAVRQKTPNEIALNILLAALTIIFLLAVATLQPLATFSGRAQPIIVLVSLLVCLIPTTIGALISAIGIAGMDRLIQRNVVAMSGRAVEAAGDVNTLLLDKTGTITLGNREATEFVPAEGITATELADASQLASLADETPEGRSIVVLAKDRYELRAREEGMIQGASFVPFSAQTRMSGVDLEGRMIRKGATTAVLKWVRDHDGQISAEIRSVVDAIGSGGGTPLVVAERPPDGPARVLGVVHLKDIVKAGMRERFDELRRMGIRTVMITGDNPLTARAIAGEAGVDDFLAEATPEDKLELIAQEQTGGRLVAMTGDGTNDAPALAKADVGVAMNAGTTAAKEAGNMVDLDSNPTKLIEIVEIGKQLLITRGALTTFSIANDVAKYFAIIPAMFAAAYPQLDDLNVMHLSSPNSAILSAVIFNALIIVALIPLALRGVRYRPTSAARMLRRNLAVYGLGGIIAPFAGIKVIDVIVSQFPGLG; from the coding sequence ATGACCATGGCCGCCCCGTCGCCCGGCGAGGGGCCCCGCAGGGTCTCGGCGGGCGCGTTCCGGCCGCACCAGCTCGTGCAGTCGCTGCCGAACGCGGTCCGCAAGCTCGACATCCGCCACATGGTGCACACCCCCGTGATGTTCGTGGTGTGGGTCGGCTCGCTGCTGGCCACGATCTTCACGGCGACGACGGACGCCAGCGCGTTCGGCATCACGACGACGGTGTGGCTGTGGGCCACGGTGGTCTTCGCCAACCTCGCGGAGGCGGTGGCCGAGGGCCGCGGCCGGGCGCAGGCGGCGGCGCTGCGGCAGGCCAAGCAGGAGACGACGGCGAGGCGGCTGCGCGAGGACGGCACCGAGGAGGAGGTGCCCGGCACCCGGCTGCGGCTGGGCGACGTCGTGGTGGTCGAGGCCGGCCAGGTCATCCCCGGCGACGGAGAGGTGATCGAGGGCATCGCCAGCGTGGACGAGTCCGCCATCACCGGCGAGTCCGCACCCGTCATCCGGGAGTCGGGCGGCGACCGCTCGGCCGCCACCGGCGGCACCAAGGTCCTCTCGGACCGGATCGTGGTCAGGATCACCGTGCGGCCCGGCGAGAACTTCATCGACCGGATGATCGCCCTGGTGGAGGGCGCGGTCCGGCAGAAGACCCCGAACGAGATCGCCCTGAACATCCTGCTGGCCGCCCTCACGATCATCTTCCTGCTGGCGGTGGCCACCCTCCAGCCGCTCGCCACCTTCTCCGGCCGGGCGCAGCCGATCATCGTCCTGGTCTCCCTGCTGGTGTGCCTGATCCCCACCACCATCGGCGCCCTGATCTCGGCGATCGGCATCGCCGGCATGGACCGGCTGATCCAGCGCAACGTGGTGGCCATGTCGGGGCGCGCCGTGGAGGCCGCCGGCGACGTCAACACCCTGCTGCTGGACAAGACCGGCACCATCACGCTCGGCAACCGGGAGGCCACGGAGTTCGTGCCCGCGGAGGGGATCACCGCCACCGAGCTGGCCGACGCCTCCCAGCTGGCCAGCCTCGCGGACGAGACCCCCGAGGGGCGCTCGATCGTAGTCCTGGCCAAGGACCGGTACGAGCTGCGGGCCCGCGAGGAGGGCATGATCCAGGGCGCGTCCTTCGTGCCGTTCTCGGCCCAGACCCGGATGTCCGGGGTGGACCTGGAGGGCCGCATGATCCGCAAGGGGGCGACCACCGCGGTGCTCAAGTGGGTGCGCGACCACGACGGCCAGATCAGCGCGGAGATCAGGTCGGTGGTGGACGCCATCGGCTCCGGTGGCGGCACTCCGCTCGTCGTCGCGGAGCGCCCGCCGGACGGCCCCGCCCGGGTGCTGGGCGTCGTCCACCTCAAGGACATCGTCAAGGCCGGCATGCGCGAGCGCTTCGACGAACTGCGCAGGATGGGCATCCGCACGGTGATGATCACCGGCGACAACCCGCTCACCGCCCGGGCCATCGCGGGCGAGGCCGGCGTCGACGACTTCCTCGCCGAGGCCACCCCCGAGGACAAGCTGGAGCTGATCGCGCAGGAGCAGACCGGCGGCCGGCTGGTCGCGATGACGGGGGACGGCACCAACGACGCTCCGGCGCTCGCCAAGGCCGACGTCGGGGTGGCGATGAACGCCGGCACCACGGCGGCCAAGGAGGCCGGGAACATGGTCGACCTCGACTCCAACCCGACCAAGCTGATCGAGATCGTGGAGATCGGCAAGCAGCTCCTGATCACCCGCGGCGCCCTGACGACGTTCTCCATCGCCAACGACGTCGCGAAGTACTTCGCGATCATCCCCGCGATGTTCGCGGCGGCCTACCCCCAGCTCGACGACCTGAACGTGATGCACCTCAGCAGCCCGAACTCGGCGATCCTGTCCGCGGTGATCTTCAACGCGCTGATCATCGTCGCGCTGATCCCGCTGGCGCTTCGCGGGGTGCGCTACCGGCCGACCAGCGCCGCCCGGATGCTCCGCCGCAACCTCGCCGTCTACGGCCTGGGCGGCATCATCGCACCGTTCGCCGGCATCAAGGTGATCGACGTGATCGTCTCGCAGTTCCCCGGGCTGGGGTGA